The proteins below are encoded in one region of Apium graveolens cultivar Ventura chromosome 4, ASM990537v1, whole genome shotgun sequence:
- the LOC141717732 gene encoding putative pentatricopeptide repeat-containing protein At1g74400 translates to MKLLKRILIIQNQTGFNKYLFSTKPHFQTHSRQQNPHQTLKNYLNSSSSTKAVLLFANLLQKHTSSIDSRTFLYTIKACTKKSLVAEGKQVHCIALKFGYEPSIFIRTSLIDMYSSWGNLFDAHKMFDVIPIKNVVCWTALISAYVDNKKSRRGIELFREMVGGNVEPDQITFTVALSACADLGALDVGEWVRDCIRRQGLVLDLYLENALLNMYGKCGDIGSAKVLFSSMVEKDVTTWTSMIVGCALHGQAEDALRLYAEMTADCRDGMSNKKKGGNVGRSIVPNDVTFIGVLMACSHVGLVEEGKRHFKSITDVYGLKVQPSHYGCMVDLFCRAGLLQEAYDFVMAMPKQPNDVAWRTLLGACSSSGNVELAAKAHRHLLTLKKGLAADDVAMSNAYAVTEMWDERIIVRDQATQRKAPGCSSVWHQ, encoded by the coding sequence ATGAAACTCTTGAAAAGAATTCTCATAATCCAAAACCAAACAGGGTTTAACAAGTACTTATTTTCAACTAAACCCCACTTTCAAACTCACTCCAGACAACAAAACCCCCACCAAACCTTAAAAAACTACCTCAACTCCAGTTCCTCAACAAAAGCTGTCTTATTATTTGCTAACTTACTTCAAAAACACACTTCTTCAATTGACAGCCGCACTTTTTTATACACTATCAAAGCTTGTACTAAAAAATCTTTAGTTGCCGAAGGAAAACAAGTACATTGCATTGCATTGAAATTTGGGTATGAGCCCAGCATTTTTATCAGAACATCACTTATTGATATGTATTCTTCTTGGGGGAACTTGTTTGATGCTCATAAGATGTTTGATGTAATACCCATTAAGAATGTTGTGTGTTGGACTGCGTTGATTTCTGCTTATGTTGATAATAAGAAGTCAAGAAGAGGGATTGAGTTGTTTAGGGAGATGGTGGGGGGGAATGTGGAGCCTGATCAGATTACTTTTACGGTTGCGCTGTCTGCGTGTGCTGATCTTGGTGCTTTGGATGTGGGAGAATGGGTTCGTGATTGTATTCGTCGACAGGGGTTGGTTTTGGACTTGTATCTTGAGAATGCTTTGTTGAATATGTATGGGAAATGTGGTGATATTGGAAGTGCTAAGGTGTTGTTTAGTAGTATGGTTGAGAAAGATGTTACGACTTGGACTTCGATGATTGTGGGATGTGCATTGCATGGACAAGCTGAGGACGCGCTACGACTTTATGCAGAAATGACAGCAGATTGTAGAGATGGGATGAGTAATAAGAAGAAGGGAGGGAATGTGGGTCGCTCAATTGTCCCTAACGATGTCACGTTCATTGGAGTTTTAATGGCTTGCAGTCATGTAGGGTTGGTTGAAGAAGGAAAGCGACATTTTAAAAGCATTACAGACGTTTATGGGTTAAAGGTTCAACCTTCTCATTATGGATGCATGGTGGATCTTTTTTGCAGAGCGGGGCTTTTACAAGAAGCTTATGACTTTGTCATGGCAATGCCAAAACAGCCTAATGATGTGGCGTGGCGAACATTGCTTGGTGCATGCAGCAGCAGTGGAAATGTCGAGCTTGCTGCAAAAGCCCATCGTCATCTGCTCACATTGAAGAAAGGCCTAGCTGCTGATGATGTTGCCATGTCTAATGCCTATGCCGTGACAGAAATGTGGGATGAGAGGATAATTGTCAGAGATCAGGCAACACAGAGAAAAGCCCCTGGTTGTAGTTCGGTATGGCATCAATGA
- the LOC141717733 gene encoding ribulose-phosphate 3-epimerase, chloroplastic has product MATASIASSTLAQSQVHNGLKLQNPSSFSTPNSITFTRKKFRTVVKAGSRVDKFSKSDIIVSPSILSANFAKLGEQVKAVDEAGCDWIHVDVMDGRFVPNITIGPLVVDALRPVTDLPLDVHLMIVEPEQRVPDFIKAGADIVSVHCEQTATIHLHRTINEIKNLGAKAGVVLNPGTPLSTIEYVLDVVDLVLIMSVNPGFGGQSFIESQVKKIAELRRMCVEKGVNPWIEVDGGVGPANAYKVIEAGANALVAGSAVFGAKDYAAAIKGIKTSKRPVAVAV; this is encoded by the exons atggcTACAGCTTCCATAGCTTCCTCAACTCTGGCTCAATCTCAAGTCCACAATGGTCTTAAGCTTCAAAACCCCTCTTCCTTCTCCACTCCTAATTCAATCACCTTTACAAG GAAAAAGTTCCGAACTGTGGTGAAGGCAGGTTCACGGGTTGATAAGTTTTCTAAGAGTGACATCATAGTATCTCCGTCTATCTTATCAGCTAATTTTGCGAAATTGGGGGAGCAG GTAAAAGCAGTAGACGAGGCAGGTTGTGATTGGATACATGTTGATGTCATGGATGGTCGTTTTGTACCAAATATAACTATTGGGCCTCTTGTTGTTGATGCATTGCGCCCTGTAACAGATCTCCCGCTTGATGTCCACCTG ATGATTGTCGAACCTGAGCAGCGAGTGCCCGATTTTATCAAGGCTGGAGCCGACATAGTCAGTGTGCATTGTGAACAAACTGCCACAATCCATTTGCATCGTACAATCAATGAA ATAAAGAATTTGGGAGCCAAAGCTGGTGTTGTCTTGAACCCTGGTACCCCACTGAGCACCATTGAGTATGTTCTTGATG TTGTTGACCTTGTCTTGATTATGTCGGTGAACCCTGGATTTGGTGGGCAGAGTTTTATCGAAAGTCAAGTTAAGAAAATTGCTGAATTAAGAAGAATGTGTGTGGAGAAG GGAGTGAACCCATGGATTGAGGTAGATGGTGGAGTTGGTCCTGCCAATGCATACAAG GTCATTGAGGCTGGAGCTAATGCTTTGGTTGCTGGTTCTGCTGTCTTTGGAGCTAAAGATTATGCTGCAG CTATTAAAGGTATTAAAACCAGCAAAAGGCCTGTAGCAGTTGCTGTATAA
- the LOC141717734 gene encoding protein NEN1-like, with the protein MVSSQDKSEIVFFDLETTIPARPGQKHAILEFGSILVCPKTLMELDNYSTLVQPSDISLISAMSVRCNGISREDVVSAPSFAQIADRVFDILDGRIWAGHNINRFDCPRLRDAFQEINRPPPQPKGTIDSLTLLTQRFGRRAGDMKMASLATYFGLGAQSHRSLDDVRMNLEVLKYCATVLFLESSLPDVFTANSWVSPNAITRNRGNQKSSPEGTGLNNSTPSSSSLIKDQPISTPQNNTLDNHPILSLMTPGLGDCELNLAETCSAPAPDPFNMSPLSNLVEEGRIQPDDTIMESISESLNLSTANSSDAFRDRGDFLKPNNISVPSITVVLSPAFQGLHKLQILHNNSVLHVCCEHMKVRFGLSTKFVDYAGQPRLSFVLDASSDLCQVLDACDNLAHKMSLDSGSSSDWRPVVTRKAGFVNSPTIRLHLPTVWDGNSAKLSTEIYQKESSSTQKVVFSRYDVAELDALLAPGTFMDVYFSLDPYDYQQNAGIRLVAKKLVVHSS; encoded by the exons ATGGTGTCAAGCCAAGACAAATCAGAGATTGTTTTTTTCGACTTGGAAACAACAATCCCTGCCCGACCCGGTCAAAAACATGCCATTTTGGAATTCGGGTCGATCTTAGTTTGTCCTAAAACGCTCATGGAGCTTGACAATTACTCCACTCTTGTTCAACCCTCTGATATTTCCTTAATTTCTGCCATGTCTGTGCGTTGTAATGGAATTTCTCGTGAAGATGTTGTTTCTGCCCCCTCTTTTGCTCAGATTGCTGACCGGGTTTTCGATATTCTTGATG GGAGGATTTGGGCGGGTCATAATATAAACAGGTTTGATTGTCCGCGATTAAGAGATGCTTTTCAGGAGATTAATAGGCCTCCTCCTCAGCCAAAGGGAACTATCGATTCTTTGACTTTGTTGACTCAAAGATTTGGGAGGAGAGCTGGTGATATGAAG ATGGCTTCGCTTGCAACATATTTTGGACTTGGAGCGCAATCACATAG AAGTTTAGATGATGTTCGGATGAATCTTGAAGTTCTCAAGTATTGTGCAACTGTTCTGTTTTTG GAGTCCAGCCTCCCAGATGTATTTACTGCAAACAGCTGGGTTTCTCCTAATGCTATTACTAGAAATCGTGGTAATCAGAAATCTTCTCCAGAGGGGACAGGTCTGAACAACAGTACACCCTCTTCGAGTAGCCTGATTAAAGATCAACCGATATCCACACCCCAAAATAATACATTGGACAATCATCCCATCCTTTCCCTGATGACTCCTGGATTAGGAGATTGTGAATTAAATCTTGCTGAAACTTGTAGCGCTCCTGCACCTGACCCATTTAACATGAGTCCCCTTAGCAATCTAGTAGAAGAAGGACGTATTCAACCGGATGACACCATTATGGAATCTATCTCAGAGTCGCTAAATTTGTCCACAGCAAACTCATCTGATGCTTTTAGGGACCGTGGTGACTTTCTAAAGCCTAATAATATTTCTGTACCTTCTATTACTGTTGTCCTCTCCCCAGCTTTTCAAGGGCTTCACAAATTACAGATATTGCATAATAATTCAGTCTTGCATGTTTGCTGTGAACATATGAAAGTTCGGTTTGGTTTAAGTACAAAATTTGTTGATTATGCTGGCCAGCCACGGTTAAGTTTTGTGCTGGATGCATCTTCGGATCTTTGCCAAGTTCTAGATGCATGTGATAATCTCGCACACAAGATGTCTTTGGATTCCGGAAGCAGTTCTGACTGGAGGCCTGTTGTTACTAGAAAGGCCGGCTTCGTAAATTCACCTACCATTCGACTTCA CTTACCTACAGTATGGGATGGGAATAGTGCAAAATTGTCCACAGAGATATACCAGAAAGAATCTTCATCGACACAAAAGGTTGTTTTCAGCAGATACGACGTTGCTGAACTTGATGCATTACTGGCTCCAGGGACTTTCATGGATGTGTACTTCTCATTGGATCCATATGACTACCAACAGAATGCTGGTATCCGTTTAGTGGCGAAGAAGCTGGTCGTTCATTCTAGTTGA